A single region of the Lacerta agilis isolate rLacAgi1 chromosome 9, rLacAgi1.pri, whole genome shotgun sequence genome encodes:
- the CHRNB4 gene encoding neuronal acetylcholine receptor subunit beta-4, which translates to MNHLLNTSRYNNLIRPAFNSSQLVVIELQVILAQLINVNEREQIMTTNVWLNQEWTDYRLAWEPSEYEGINKLRIPAKKVWLPDIVLYNNADGTYEVSVYTNVIVKNNGSMLWLPPAIYKSACKIEVKHFPFDQQNCTLKFRSWTYDHTEIDMILKTGSASMDDFTPSGEWDIVALPGRRTENPLDPNYVDVTYDFIIKRKPLFYTINLIIPCVLITSLAILVFYLPSDCGEKMTLCISVLLALTVFLLLISKIVPPTSLDVPLIGKYLMFTMVLVTFSIVTSVCVLNVHHRSPSTHAMPPWVKVVFLKRLPSFLFMKRPENNSMRQRLSSSKRSKADTFCSNPSDLYKGSSTYFVNTASAKKYDLKLTENPDPIGSHQDVRLRSSAKFSPEVQEAIEGVSFIADHMRSEDNNETVIEDWKYVAMVVDRLFLWIFVFVCVVGTVGLFLQPLFQNHSVGVSP; encoded by the exons ATGAACCACCTCCTGAACACATCTCGCTACAACAACTTAATCCGCCCTGCCTTCAACTCCTCGCAGCTGGTCGTTATAGAATTGCAGGTTATCCTGGCCCAGCTTATCAACGTG AATGAGCGTGAACAGATCATGACTACCAACGTCTGGCTCAATCAA GAATGGACGGACTACCGCTTAGCTTGGGAACCCTCGGAGTACGAAGGCATCAATAAGCTGAGAATACCAGCTAAGAAAGTCTGGCTACCAGACATTGTTCTATACAACAA TGCTGATGGAACATATGAAGTCTCTGTTTACACCAACGTGATCGTGAAAAATAACGGGAGCATGTTGTGGCTGCCTCCAGCCATCTACAAGAGCGCCTGCAAAATCGAAGTGAAGCATTTCCCCTTTGACCAACAAAACTGCACCTTGAAGTTCCGGTCATGGACTTACGACCACACCGAAATCGACATGATCCTTAAAACCGGCTCGGCCAGCATGGATGACTTCACACCCAGTGGCGAATGGGACATTGTGGCGCTCCCGGGGCGGCGAACTGAGAACCCCTTGGACCCAAACTACGTGGATGTGACATACGACTTCATCATTAAACGGAAGCCTCTTTTCTACACCATCAACCTCATCATCCCTTGTGTGCTCATAACATCCTTGGCCATCCTCGTCTTCTACCTGCCGTCAGACTGCGGAGAGAAGATGACGCTGTGCATCTCTGTCTTGCTGGCTTTGACTGTGTTCTTGCTCCTGATCTCCAAAATCGTCCCCCCAACATCGCTGGACGTCCCGTTGATTGGGAAGTACCTGATGTTCACAATGGTCCTGGTGACGTTCTCCATTGTGACCAGTGTCTGCGTGCTGAATGTGCACCACAGGTCTCCCAGCACCCATGCAATGCCTCCGTGGGTGAAGGTGGTCTTCCTCAAGAGGCTGCCCAGCTTCCTGTTCATGAAGCGCCCAGAGAATAACTCCATGAGGCAAAGGCTGTCCAGCAGCAAGAGGAGCAAAGCAGACACATTTTGCAGCAACCCGTCAGACCTGTATAAGGGCTCCTCCACTTACTTTGTGAACACAGCCTCTGCCAAAAAATACGACCTGAAACTGACGGAAAACCCTGATCCCATTGGCAGCCACCAGGATGTTAGGCTACGGTCATCGGCAAAGTTTTCCCCTGAGGTCCAGGAAGCTATTGAGGGTGTCAGTTTCATAGCAGACCACATGAGAAGTGAGGACAACAACGAGACT GTCATCGAAGACTGGAAATATGTTGCCATGGTAGTGGACAGACTGTTTCTCTGGATATTTGTCTTTGTTTGCGTGGTGGGGACTGTTGGGTTATTCCTGCAGCCGCTGTTTCAAAACCACTCAGTTGGCGTGAGCCCTTAA